The segment TCAACATCATCACGCCGTACGAGCGTGCCGAGGACGAACCGGGCATGAGTCACGTGTTCGCCGACTTCATCCAGAAGATACTGATAGACGAGCAGAACCCGATGGAAATCTTCGGTGATGGCGAGCAGGTGCGGTGTTTCACGTGGATAGACGAAGTTGCCGAAGCCATCGCGACGCAATCGTTCGTAGACGTGACGCAAAACGAGGTGTACAACCTTGCCAACCCCGAACAGATTACGATGAAGGAACTCGCCCGCCTCATTTTCGAGAAGGGAAGAGAGCGAGGCATCGTGGATAATGGCCATCTTGAGTTCGACCACGTGCCGATCTACGACGACGACGTGAAGAAGCGAGTGCCGTCGGTCGAGAAGGCCGAGGATCACTTCGGCTGGGCACCCAAAACGAAAGTCGAGGACTCCCTCGAACGCTGTATCGACAACACCATCGGTGAGTAACGACAGCACAGAGGGTCGCCTCAAGGGAAAGGTCACCGCTGTCTAAACGAAGCGTGATTAGATACTCGTAGACAAACAGTTCTTCGTCGTATGGAGCGACTGAAGACTTATCACACTGAGAGCGGGTCACCATTTTGTACCCAAGGAGCGTAAAATTTTTGCCCTACTCCACAAGCGTTTCCCACAATGGCACGGACAGCATTCCACCACGCTTACTACGTCTACAAGCGGACGGGAATAAGAGAGTTATTTCGCCAAGCCCTGATCGAAGCAGAAAACTTCTTCGGGAGACACCTATCTCTGTCGCATCAGAAACTCTACCAGCGGTCAGTGAACGAACTACACCGCCGAATGGAGAGCGAAGACGACATCAAAGACGCAATCGAGACGGCGTTTAGCTACAGAGGATACGGAGTATTTCGCTCTATCGAACCGTTTCAACAGTCCGGTGAACTCCGGGAACTGCTTGATAGCTTACAGCGAGAGGACATCGACTCGGTCCTCGAAATCGGCACCGCCCGTGGTGGCTCGTTATATCTCTGGTGTCGGACCCTAGAACAGTCCAATACGTTCCTTAGTGTCGATTTGCCCGGTGGTGAGTTCGGCGGAGGATACTCGGAGCACCGTATCGACCTTTTTCGTGAATTTGTGGACGACGCGAACATGCAGTTCATCCGACGGAACTCTCACGACCCGGAAACAGTACGAATGGTCGAAGATGCGACCCCCGAAAACGGTATCGACCTCTTGTTTATCGACGGTGACCACACGTACGAAGGAGTGAAAAAAGACTTCTATAGCTATTCGGCGCTTCTTGACGACAATGGTATCGTCGTCTTACACGATATTTTGGGGAATCCACACGACCCGGACGTAGAGGTAGACCAGTTCTGGCAGGAATTAAGGCAAGAATACAAAACCGAAGAAATCGTCGAATCTCCCGAACAGGACTGGGGCGGACTTGGAGTGGTCTATGTTTGAAGATTCAGTCGATTCCAATAAGCGGCGAGTAATCGACACGGTATCGGGACTGATCCGTTCGATGCGTCCGCCCCAGTGGTACAAACAGGGAGTGATGTTGATTGGTATCGTCTTTGCAAAACAACTCTCGGACCCCGTTGCTTGGAGGGGCCTCGTCCTAGGCATCATCTCGATGACAATTTTGGCGAGTGCGACGTACATTTTCAACGATATCTTTGACCGAAAAGGAGACCGCGCTCATCCCCAGAAGTGCCATCGTCCGATAGCGAGCGGCCAAGTCAGTATCGCGCTTGCCGCCAGCTTCGCTCTCGTTTTAGTATCGATATCGCTACTAATCGCGTCGCTGTTAGATACAGTGTTTCTAGCAATAATAATTGTCTATCTCGTCCAAAATTGGCTCTACTCGTTTGCTCTGAAGGAGATAGCTTTCGTTGATGTTCTCGTAGTCGCCTTCGGGTTTGTGCTTCGCGCAGTTGCTGGTGTCGTCGTTATCGACCAAGTCGTAAGCCCGTGGTTGCTAGTCTGTACGTTCTTGCTCGCGCTGGTTCTCGCATTCGGAAAACGTCGTCATGAGATTCACGCGATGGATGAACCGAGTGAAACGCGGAAAGTACTCTCAGTGTATACGAAAGACGAGTTAGACCAACTTCTCGTAATGGTCACATCGTCGCTATTGCTATCCTACTCTGTCTACGTCGTGCTACATGCGGATCCAGTACTAATGCTATCGCTTCCAATGGCCTTCTTTGGGGGGTTCCGGTATCACCACCTCGTTCGAACGACGGCAATCGGTAGTCAACCAAAATATCTTGTTACAGACCGACAATCTGTGTTGAATCTCGTTCTCTGGACTTCTAGCGTCCTTCTAGCGCTGTACACCCCGATTGGCGAACACTACGTATTTATGTAGACTACTACAATGAATCTGCTGTCTGCATTCAGATGAAGCAATACGACCTCCATATACACACGAACGCGTCGCCCTGCTCGGGAGCGACGCCAGCGAGCATCGTCGAAGCCGCAGTTGAAAGAAACCTCGACGGAATCGCAATTACGGACCACGACACCCAAACTAACGTCGAAGCAGTGCAACGTATCGCACCGGACCACCTGATGGTCATCCCTGGTGTCGAAGTAACGACGACAGAGGGACACTTGCTTGCGCTATACGTGGACGAGGCGCCGCCCCAAGCCGAACCACAGACCGTCGTCGACTTCGTTCATGAACTCGGTGGTGTCGCAGTGCTGGCCCACCCCTTCGACGAGTTGCGACAAACGTACGACAGCGATTTGACGACGTTGGCCGCTGCCGTCGATGGTATCGAAGTTCGTAATTCGCGATGTCTCTTCGAGCGGTACAATCGGCGCGCAGAATCTTTCGCAACGACCCACGACTTGACAGCCATCGCGGGTAGCGATGCGCACTTTCCGTGGGAAATCGGACGTGCGACGACAGAGTGTAAGACATCACTCCGGGCCGCACTGAAAAATGATTCGTGCACCGTTCGAGGCCGTGGAAGGTATCTCACCGGTCACGTAGCCACGAAGGTGGAGCAATTTCGCTCGTATCGATTCAACCGTCTCTCCTAAAGAAGAATCAAATTAAGTAGGTCGCCGACAAATCTGATACGAAGACCGGACAAACAGAGAGTAGTCACCGAACTGGGTTAGTTTTGTGTAATTTCCAAGTTCC is part of the Halorussus salinus genome and harbors:
- a CDS encoding PHP domain-containing protein, coding for MKQYDLHIHTNASPCSGATPASIVEAAVERNLDGIAITDHDTQTNVEAVQRIAPDHLMVIPGVEVTTTEGHLLALYVDEAPPQAEPQTVVDFVHELGGVAVLAHPFDELRQTYDSDLTTLAAAVDGIEVRNSRCLFERYNRRAESFATTHDLTAIAGSDAHFPWEIGRATTECKTSLRAALKNDSCTVRGRGRYLTGHVATKVEQFRSYRFNRLS
- a CDS encoding UbiA prenyltransferase family protein; translated protein: MFEDSVDSNKRRVIDTVSGLIRSMRPPQWYKQGVMLIGIVFAKQLSDPVAWRGLVLGIISMTILASATYIFNDIFDRKGDRAHPQKCHRPIASGQVSIALAASFALVLVSISLLIASLLDTVFLAIIIVYLVQNWLYSFALKEIAFVDVLVVAFGFVLRAVAGVVVIDQVVSPWLLVCTFLLALVLAFGKRRHEIHAMDEPSETRKVLSVYTKDELDQLLVMVTSSLLLSYSVYVVLHADPVLMLSLPMAFFGGFRYHHLVRTTAIGSQPKYLVTDRQSVLNLVLWTSSVLLALYTPIGEHYVFM
- a CDS encoding class I SAM-dependent methyltransferase, which translates into the protein MARTAFHHAYYVYKRTGIRELFRQALIEAENFFGRHLSLSHQKLYQRSVNELHRRMESEDDIKDAIETAFSYRGYGVFRSIEPFQQSGELRELLDSLQREDIDSVLEIGTARGGSLYLWCRTLEQSNTFLSVDLPGGEFGGGYSEHRIDLFREFVDDANMQFIRRNSHDPETVRMVEDATPENGIDLLFIDGDHTYEGVKKDFYSYSALLDDNGIVVLHDILGNPHDPDVEVDQFWQELRQEYKTEEIVESPEQDWGGLGVVYV